GAAAACTTTATCCGATGCACTTTTTATGAACTTTGCGTGCGATATCATTCCTGGGATTTTACATTCTCCATGGAGGTGAATTATCCGTCAGGCAGAAGTGACTGGGAGATGACGGGCAAATACCATACGAAATTTAAAGACACCAAAACTATTATTGAATTCAAGTATGTCCCGGCAAAAAACGCAGAAAAAATTTTATCCCTAAAGGCACCTCACAAACGGGATGCAGCCCAGGTACTTGGCTATAAAAAAGATGCCCTGCAGCTTTTCCCCCATTTTGATATCAAGGCCTGCCTTATCTATATTGCAGGAAACAAGGGGTTTCGTTTCTTCAACCTGGTATGAAGTTTCGGTATTAAACCGGCAATTATCTACATGACCTAATTTTAAACCACCCAGGGGTGGATGATTGACGCCTTAAGGGTGCAATATCTGATGAGACCGTTCCATACCTTTGTTACTCAGTAAGGTCTTTTTTGCTGCGTCTGGTGCATCTAAAATTATAGCGTGTGCATGACTTGATTTAAATGTCTTAATATCTGAATTCTTAAGGCCCCAGACATTTATATCAATATCAAATATTTCTGATTTTTCCGCCATTTCCTTACTTAACAGGCCTTCATCAAACAAAAGTCTATAGACTTGAATTGACGGATGAAGAGCGTTTGCGTCAAGGTGTTTAACATATTCAAATGGATTCATTATAACATCCCTAATTAAGACACCCATCCTTATTGCTTTATTACAGTTACGCATTCGCCCCAATGAATAATGATTAAATGAGGATATGATTACTTGATCCACCATATTGTATCTACGGAGCATTTGATCAATTTCCTGTTCAATTCCCAAATATTGAATAACACTGGTTTTAAGCTCAATATTTAATTCCAGATCCATCTGCTTCACAATCTCAAGGACTTCCTCAAGAAGTGGCAATCTACAGTGTTTATAGGCTGTATTTTTGTTATTATAATTAAATGTCCACAGTTCCTCTAAGTACAGGTCTTTTACAAAACCGCTTCCGTTGCTTGTGCGGTCAATTTGCTCATCATGTATGACAACGAGCTTACCATCTTTAGAAAGTTGAACATCAAGCTCTATGCCGTCAGCACCTAACTCAATTGCTTTTTGAAACGCTTCTAGTGTGTTTTCAGGGGCGTGGGCACTTGCGCCGCGGTGTGCCCAGATTTTTGGGGAATTTGGTTTTATCACTGCGTCTAACTTTCTGCTAAATTTTTTTTGTCATCCACATAGATATAATAGTCTATACCCATTTCCTCCAGTTGTTTGCCGATTTCCCGAAAAAAAGAACTGGTGATGATAACCCTTATCTCATCTGCTGCATTCTTTTTTAAATACTCAGGAGATTCAATCTTTAGCGAGAGAGCTTTACTGCATCTATCCTGAATACATCTTTTCTGGGTATTAGCTCGTTGTACATCTATATACTCTAACTCATGTAATTTAAGCGCCCATTTGCGCTTATCATTATCCACGATGCAGACCGGACAATAACGGCTCCCATTTTCGATCAAGTAATCAAGTGCCATGTGGCCTGAGCCAAACAAAATAATCCTGGCGCCATTTAAATTTTTGAACAAATCAAAAAATCTCTTTTGATAAA
This window of the uncultured Desulfobacter sp. genome carries:
- a CDS encoding glycerophosphodiester phosphodiesterase → MIKPNSPKIWAHRGASAHAPENTLEAFQKAIELGADGIELDVQLSKDGKLVVIHDEQIDRTSNGSGFVKDLYLEELWTFNYNNKNTAYKHCRLPLLEEVLEIVKQMDLELNIELKTSVIQYLGIEQEIDQMLRRYNMVDQVIISSFNHYSLGRMRNCNKAIRMGVLIRDVIMNPFEYVKHLDANALHPSIQVYRLLFDEGLLSKEMAEKSEIFDIDINVWGLKNSDIKTFKSSHAHAIILDAPDAAKKTLLSNKGMERSHQILHP